From a region of the Betta splendens chromosome 5, fBetSpl5.4, whole genome shotgun sequence genome:
- the si:ch211-222l21.1 gene encoding prothymosin alpha yields the protein MADTAVETTATAEVTAKELKEKKEVEEEKTDSGDAPANGTNGADHTDKVEEPAEEEEEHKNGDEKAEEAPPAEETDAQPVKRAAEEEEEEEENVETKKQKTEENGDSKEAEVEA from the exons ATGGCCGACACAGCTGTTGAAACGACCGCAACTGCCGAGGTTACCGCAAAG gagctgaaagagaagaaagaagtggaggaggagaagaccgACAGCGGGGACGCACCTGCCAATGGCACA AACGGTGCTGATCATACTGACAAAGTGGAAgaacctgcagaggaggaggaggagcacaagAATGGAGATG agaaggcagaggaggcgccccctgctgaggagactgatgCACAGCCGGTGAAGCgtgcagctgaggaggaggaggaagaggag GAAAATGTGGAGACAAAAAAGCAGAAGACAGAGGAAAATGGAGATTCAAAAGAGGCAGAAGTGGAGGCTTAG